The stretch of DNA CAATGTCGTTCTCTTTCTGGCCTGCAAGTTCGCTCACTCGTTCCTGTAACTGGCTCATCGGCAGGAGTAATGCGGCTTCGAGATGCACAATCAGATGTTCATCCGGTTCGCGGCAATCGATCAGTAAAAATGGCTTTCCTTCGTCAAGCCACTGCTTAACGAGGGAACAGTTCGTTTCGAGTGGGAGTTCTTCAGTCATCGCGGGGCTCACAATTCCAGGGTTCGTGCAGCCAGCTCACTGGTTCTCAGCAGGGAGGCTCGCTTGAACATGACATTCATTGTATCGATTCAAGACCGATTGGAAGCAAAAAGCGTCGATTCTCCGGTCATTTGTCAGGCCCATGGGTTCGGGCAGACAAAGATTCATGCCCATCCACCGGCCGGTGCTGAATGAGCAGGCGTGAGGATTTCAAGCCCCATCGATTTCGCGATTTCCTCGAGCACAGGCAGATCGGTCGCGGGTCGTGTCGGGCTGCCTGGATAGGTAAAATCTGTTTTGGCCCAGCCACGCAGTTTCAGGAATTGCGCTGCCGTATGCTTGTAAGCGGCCCCCGGGTGACGAAAGGCAAACGCTCCCAGGTACTGAAGCTGATCGTTGAGTTCAAAGAACCGGGCGTCACTCTCGGCCCAGTAACGATCGCGCAAAGCGAACAGATCGGGGGCAAATGTGCTCAGGCCCAGGAGATAATCACTGCCATACATCACCATGTCGATGGCGAGGTCGTTCCCGGTATAGAGGATGAAATCGGGTCGCTCGCGATTACGAATCACGAGTCGTTCGAACTCAGGCAGCCTGTGAAACGATGAATGCTTGGCACCGACGCATTGCCGGATCTTCAGCAGGCCACGGAATGTGTCCAGATCGTAAACTTTGCCAAAGCGGGCTAAGTCGGTCGTCAATTCAAACCCGAGAAAGCGGTCACAACCACGGGCCAGTTGCTCATAGCGACTCAGGATTTCATCGCTGGTCCCTGTGGTGAGTCCGAACGATTGAAACACAATTGGCAACCCACCGGCTCGGGCAATCGCCTCCATGCGTGATGCATAATGAGCACCATGAAATGCCGCACCCGGCTCATCACGCACAAACGCACCCGCAATGAATGGCTTCCCGCCCAGAATCGATTGCGTTCGCTGCAGGATCTCGTCTTCGAGTGGAACTCCCAACAGGTTGATGTACCCCGTATCCATATTCACTGCAGGAGTGAGACCAGCTTCAACCGTACGGATCAAATGCTCTTCCCACGCGTCCCAGTCGATGGTGGTCTGGTCGCTCATGGGCAGCAGGATGGCCGACGCTCCACGAGTGGTTCTACCCGGCTGGAGCATCGACAGCGGATCAATCTTCGGAGGAGATGACATGATCACTTTTCCAGAGTTCGATCGATCACCGTCGATCATCAAGGACATCAGGCCACCGATGACAATTCACGAGGCTGCAGGCGGATCGACACGCAGCACTTCCGGATTGGAGGTAAAATGTTCTTCAATTTTTGCCAGG from Planctopirus ephydatiae encodes:
- a CDS encoding rhodanese-like domain-containing protein encodes the protein MTEELPLETNCSLVKQWLDEGKPFLLIDCREPDEHLIVHLEAALLLPMSQLQERVSELAGQKENDIVVHCHHGGRSLRVAQWLRQQGFPKAVSMAGGIDHWATTIDPTLPRY
- a CDS encoding dihydrodipicolinate synthase family protein, which gives rise to MSSPPKIDPLSMLQPGRTTRGASAILLPMSDQTTIDWDAWEEHLIRTVEAGLTPAVNMDTGYINLLGVPLEDEILQRTQSILGGKPFIAGAFVRDEPGAAFHGAHYASRMEAIARAGGLPIVFQSFGLTTGTSDEILSRYEQLARGCDRFLGFELTTDLARFGKVYDLDTFRGLLKIRQCVGAKHSSFHRLPEFERLVIRNRERPDFILYTGNDLAIDMVMYGSDYLLGLSTFAPDLFALRDRYWAESDARFFELNDQLQYLGAFAFRHPGAAYKHTAAQFLKLRGWAKTDFTYPGSPTRPATDLPVLEEIAKSMGLEILTPAHSAPAGGWA